The following are from one region of the Leucoraja erinacea ecotype New England chromosome 35, Leri_hhj_1, whole genome shotgun sequence genome:
- the LOC129713440 gene encoding prostate-associated microseminoprotein-like isoform X1: MQVLKSGELRLPAVPAGGTQVVFSATGEKRSGSGIMKLLLCIALLLLAAPLSESSCTFQRQDTSGKDVCVDVNDGTFHELEEVWMGSNCWECVCSRKGYTCCDRYFMPNDFPDDCMITFDIQECSFHVKQKAHPTVDCQTRVAVGK; the protein is encoded by the exons ATGCAGGTTCTCAAGAGTGGAGAATTACGTCTGCCGGCGGTGCCGGCCGGCGGGACGCAGGTTGTCTTCTCAGCAACTGGGGAGAAGCGGTCTGGTTCGGGGATCATG AAACTCCTACTGTGTATCGCTCTGCTGCTTCTCGCTGCTCCGCTGTCGGAATCCTCCTGCACCTTTCAGCGACAGGACACAAGCG GTAAGGACGTATGCGTTGACGTTAACGACGGAACGTTTCATGAattggaagaagtttggatgggCAGCAACTGCTGGGAGTGCGTGTGTTCGCGCAAAGGTTACACATGCTGCGATCG GTATTTCATGCCAAATGATTTCCCGGACGACTGTATGATAACTTTCGATATTCAGGAATGTTCGTTTCACGTCAAACAAAAGGCCCACCCGACTGTCGACTGTCAAACGCGAGTAGCTGTTGGCAAATGA
- the LOC129713440 gene encoding prostate-associated microseminoprotein-like isoform X2 gives MLRTKLLLCIALLLLAAPLSESSCTFQRQDTSGKDVCVDVNDGTFHELEEVWMGSNCWECVCSRKGYTCCDRYFMPNDFPDDCMITFDIQECSFHVKQKAHPTVDCQTRVAVGK, from the exons ATGCTGCGAACG AAACTCCTACTGTGTATCGCTCTGCTGCTTCTCGCTGCTCCGCTGTCGGAATCCTCCTGCACCTTTCAGCGACAGGACACAAGCG GTAAGGACGTATGCGTTGACGTTAACGACGGAACGTTTCATGAattggaagaagtttggatgggCAGCAACTGCTGGGAGTGCGTGTGTTCGCGCAAAGGTTACACATGCTGCGATCG GTATTTCATGCCAAATGATTTCCCGGACGACTGTATGATAACTTTCGATATTCAGGAATGTTCGTTTCACGTCAAACAAAAGGCCCACCCGACTGTCGACTGTCAAACGCGAGTAGCTGTTGGCAAATGA